The Humulus lupulus chromosome 3, drHumLupu1.1, whole genome shotgun sequence genome window below encodes:
- the LOC133821581 gene encoding protein ECERIFERUM 26-like: protein MAKVTHVCKRTVVSTKPVPPGKYHPLSVLDRVMEKNNLRMVFYYPSMRSYHNDDDDDDDQTVINVGRLRESLAEMLTSFPAVTGRLQENDKNGEWMIKCNDAGVRMVEARAQGSVEHWLSCVDRGRELNLVYWEELYHKPYFWSTFYVQITEFEEGGLAIGLSCIHLLADLTCATMIINSWAQTTFYGKMLASYFHPLPPRKLGNKKSNHVPYTPLTNHYKSTIERSKTIPIVNTKYTTLSLAFADHNVRACINAAQMIDKAHQIGPSPFEALAGLFWVCISKAKGIADRLLNMSVCLDMRRVLNVDKRFFGNCMVYNEVNPKGVLENDLSEAAKAIGEVVVKMDNEGVMDLIEWLQCSKKIDAPLMNNCDLVCSYLDVVDPYLAVFGDKVAPIRVSYYVEPVLGLGQVLILPGPPKEGPLSKVVMVTLPEDELMRLCEDDLLLSFSPTILMGLNKN, encoded by the exons ATGGCCAAAGTGACACACGTTTGCAAAAGAACAGTGGTAAGCACAAAACCAGTCCCACCTGGAAAATACCACCCGCTATCTGTTCTAGACCGTGTGATGGAGAAAAACAACCTGAGGATGGTCTTCTATTACCCGTCAATGAGATCATACcacaatgatgatgatgatgatgatgatcaaaCGGTGATAAATGTAGGCAGGCTGAGAGAATCTTTGGCTGAAATGCTCACTAGTTTTCCAGCAGTGACTGGAAGGTTGCAGGAAAATGACAAGAATGGGGAGTGGATGATAAAGTGCAATGACGCAGGAGTAAGGATGGTGGAGGCTAGAGCCCAAGGAAGTGTGGAACATTGGTTGAGTTGTGTAGATAGGGGTCGAGAGCTTAACCTCGTTTATTGGGAGGAGTTGTATCATAAGCCTTATTTTTGGTCCACTTTCTATGTTCAG ATTACAGAATTTGAAGAAGGTGGATTAGCAATTGGCCTAAGTTGCATTCATCTACTTGCCGACCTCACTTGTGCAACCATGATCATCAACTCGTGGGCCCAAACAACCTTCTATGGGAAAATGTTAGCCTCATATTTTCACCCATTACCTCCAAGAAAGCTTGGTAATAAAAAATCCAATCACGTTCCTTACACTCCATTGACCAACCACTACAAGTCTACAATTGAAAGGTCCAAGACCATTCCAATTGTCAATACAAAGTACACAACATTGTCCCTTGCATTTGCAGACCACAATGTTCGTGCCTGCATTAATGCGGCCCAAATGATAGATAAAGCCCATCAAATAGGCCCATCACCTTTTGAGGCCCTAGCTGGGCTTTTTTGGGTGTGCATTAGCAAAGCAAAAGGAATAGCGGATAGGCTTCTAAATATGTCTGTGTGTTTGGACATGAGACGTGTTCTAAACGTGGATAAGCGTTTTTTTGGGAATTGCATGGTTTATAATGAAGTCAATCCTAAAGGTGTCCTAGAAAACGACTTGTCGGAAGCTGCCAAGGCAATAGGAGAAGTAGTGGTGAAGATGGACAACGAAGGAGTCATGGATTTGATCGAGTGGCTCCAATGCAGCAAAAAAATAGATGCCCCGTTGATGAACAACTGTGATCTCGTTTGTTCTTATTTAGATGTCGTAGATCCATACTTGGCTGTGTTTGGAGATAAGGTTGCACCTATCCGTGTATCGTATTATGTTGAGCCAGTGTTGGGATTAGGACAAGTATTAATCCTTCCTGGCCCACCAAAGGAAGGCCCACTAAGCAAGGTAGTTATGGTTACACTACCAGAGGATGAACTAATGAGGCTTTGTGAAGATGATCTTCTTCTGAGTTTCTCTCCAACTATTTTAATGGGATTAAATAAAAACTAG